The Psychrosphaera ytuae genome includes a region encoding these proteins:
- the hslR gene encoding ribosome-associated heat shock protein Hsp15, giving the protein MADSKVRLDKWLWAARFFKTRSIATDMINGGKVHYNGQRCKASKAVDVGAEVKIRQGFDDKVVIIKEVSDKRRNFTIAQTLYEETQASIEHREKQALARQSSAAISPRPDSKPDKKQRRTLLNLKNSDLFE; this is encoded by the coding sequence ATGGCAGATTCAAAAGTTCGATTAGATAAATGGTTGTGGGCTGCACGTTTTTTTAAAACTCGTTCCATAGCTACTGACATGATCAATGGCGGAAAAGTTCACTACAATGGCCAAAGATGTAAAGCTTCTAAAGCAGTTGATGTCGGGGCCGAAGTAAAAATTCGCCAAGGTTTTGATGACAAAGTGGTGATAATTAAAGAAGTATCCGACAAACGTCGTAACTTTACCATCGCTCAAACCCTGTACGAAGAAACCCAAGCCAGTATCGAACACCGTGAAAAACAAGCCCTTGCGCGGCAATCAAGTGCGGCTATTTCACCTCGTCCTGACAGTAAGCCAGACAAAAAACAACGCCGTACTCTATTGAATTTAAAAAACTCAGACTTATTTGAGTAA
- the hslO gene encoding Hsp33 family molecular chaperone HslO: protein MTESKKADLLHRYLFEDHHVRGELVQISDAFSEMLKNHNYPNVVKRILGELLSATSLLTATLKFEGDISVQIQGDGPLSYAVVNGDHNQTMRAVAKYAEDIQEGTVQDLIGSGFMVITIAPEGGERYQGVAALDKPTLAECIEEYFETSEQLKTRVWLATDVNDQQCSTAGMLLQVLPVEEKAKQDFVHLEALTNTITDKELLELDPEQVLIRLYHEDNPQMFQPQPISYNCGCSREKTGNAILKLAYDDAKALVEERGNIEITCQFCLTQYEFDEIDVEAIFRGTNGLENDTDNVN from the coding sequence ATGACTGAATCTAAAAAAGCAGATTTATTACACAGATACTTATTTGAGGACCACCACGTTCGCGGTGAGTTAGTCCAAATTTCAGATGCGTTTTCTGAAATGCTCAAAAACCATAACTATCCCAATGTAGTGAAACGCATTTTGGGTGAACTTTTATCTGCCACTTCGCTTTTAACTGCGACGTTAAAGTTTGAAGGTGACATCAGTGTTCAAATACAAGGTGACGGTCCACTGAGCTATGCTGTTGTTAATGGCGATCACAACCAGACAATGCGCGCAGTCGCTAAATATGCCGAAGATATTCAAGAAGGCACAGTTCAAGATCTGATTGGGTCTGGATTCATGGTTATTACTATCGCGCCAGAAGGTGGTGAACGCTATCAAGGTGTTGCGGCACTTGATAAACCAACTCTTGCTGAGTGTATCGAAGAGTATTTCGAAACTTCAGAGCAGTTAAAAACTCGAGTGTGGTTGGCAACTGACGTGAACGATCAACAATGTTCAACAGCCGGAATGCTATTGCAAGTCCTTCCTGTTGAAGAAAAAGCCAAACAAGACTTTGTTCATTTAGAGGCATTGACTAACACTATCACAGATAAAGAATTGTTGGAGCTTGACCCTGAGCAAGTGCTAATTCGTTTGTATCACGAAGACAATCCGCAAATGTTTCAGCCTCAGCCAATTTCATACAACTGCGGCTGTAGCCGTGAGAAAACGGGTAATGCGATCCTTAAATTAGCTTATGACGATGCTAAAGCACTCGTTGAAGAGCGCGGTAACATCGAAATCACCTGTCAATTCTGTTTAACTCAATACGAATTTGATGAAATTGACGTTGAAGCGATATTTCGCGGCACTAACGGCTTAGAAAACGACACCGACAACGTCAACTAA
- a CDS encoding TlpA family protein disulfide reductase: MSLPIKLIALTSLLVGFFSFSTLSYAKGDPWQQGSTIEDLTLPLLNGEGEINLADLRGKVVYFDFWASWCKPCIQSFPLLDDIYKRYKDQGFTVIAVNVDFNPEKGKEFANKHPVSYPVVLDNQKLLKKANINAMPTAFYIDKKGVIRLVHRGFITGDEKKIEKAVAYLLAE, from the coding sequence ATGTCATTACCTATCAAACTCATCGCATTGACTAGCCTGCTCGTCGGTTTTTTTAGTTTCTCGACACTTTCTTACGCTAAGGGAGATCCTTGGCAACAAGGAAGCACAATTGAAGATTTAACTTTGCCACTGTTAAACGGAGAAGGAGAAATTAACTTAGCGGACCTTCGAGGTAAGGTGGTGTATTTTGATTTTTGGGCGAGCTGGTGCAAACCCTGTATTCAATCGTTTCCTTTATTGGATGATATTTATAAACGCTATAAAGACCAAGGATTTACAGTTATTGCAGTTAACGTTGATTTTAATCCGGAAAAAGGCAAAGAGTTTGCTAACAAACACCCTGTTAGTTACCCCGTTGTATTGGATAATCAAAAGTTATTAAAAAAAGCCAATATCAATGCAATGCCTACGGCATTTTATATCGACAAAAAAGGAGTGATTCGGCTTGTTCACCGAGGTTTTATAACGGGAGACGAAAAGAAAATAGAAAAAGCGGTAGCATATTTACTTGCTGAATAA
- a CDS encoding M28 family peptidase, whose product MKTILTSVGLAIAVAFTTGCTEKQVEQPVDVEVEQPRIKAHLEFLADDLLEGRDTGSKGYERAALYVATEFKKMGLKPAGDDGTYMQQVTFRKGFLDQNSPKAVITTSEGETEISYPKQFLMSANLAETESSLTAETVFVGYGIVSEEFGHNDYEGLDVEGKIVVTLRGRPEAWPSEEGAHLNREKSRFAAEHGAVGMISLHTPKREEVRPYTTALNYLNGPSLRWVDSEGNPFGGYENLKMGAYLNMDAAKVLFADAPVSLDEVYKADTENQPVKGFPLNATVSLASKSSHEEITSPNVVAILEGSDPKLKDEYVVFTAHLDHIGLSRDVSKKDRINNGAMDNASGVSVLLETARVLSEGKPLRRSVLFTVVTGEEKGLLGSSYYANNPTVPVNDMVANINLDMPVLLYDFADIIAFGANHSSMGDAVERAAAKHDIKLSPDPMPEQAIFTRSDHYNFVKQGVPSVFLMTGFTSKTEGEDGGKVWGEFFAKHYHQPSDSLDLPINYNSAELFTEINISIGKEVANADQRPTWNADSFFGNTFGNKDK is encoded by the coding sequence ATGAAAACGATACTAACAAGTGTTGGCTTAGCAATCGCTGTCGCGTTCACAACTGGCTGTACTGAAAAGCAAGTTGAGCAACCAGTTGATGTTGAAGTCGAACAACCACGAATCAAAGCTCACTTAGAGTTTTTAGCGGACGACTTACTTGAGGGTCGTGATACAGGTAGTAAAGGCTACGAGCGTGCAGCGCTTTACGTGGCAACTGAATTTAAAAAAATGGGTTTAAAACCAGCGGGTGACGATGGCACGTATATGCAACAAGTTACTTTCCGCAAAGGCTTTTTGGACCAAAATAGCCCCAAAGCCGTGATCACCACTTCTGAAGGTGAAACTGAGATCAGCTACCCAAAACAGTTTTTAATGAGTGCAAACCTAGCAGAAACTGAGTCTAGCTTAACGGCTGAGACTGTATTTGTAGGCTACGGTATCGTGTCAGAAGAGTTTGGTCACAACGATTACGAGGGCTTAGACGTAGAAGGTAAGATCGTCGTTACATTACGTGGTCGCCCGGAAGCTTGGCCATCAGAAGAAGGCGCTCACTTAAACCGTGAGAAAAGCCGCTTTGCTGCTGAACATGGTGCTGTTGGGATGATTTCGCTTCACACACCAAAGCGCGAAGAAGTTCGCCCTTATACTACGGCATTAAACTATTTGAACGGCCCATCATTGCGCTGGGTTGATTCGGAAGGCAATCCGTTTGGTGGTTACGAAAACCTTAAAATGGGTGCCTACCTAAATATGGACGCAGCGAAAGTTTTATTCGCTGATGCGCCAGTGTCACTGGACGAAGTTTACAAGGCAGATACTGAAAATCAGCCGGTTAAGGGCTTTCCGTTAAACGCTACCGTTTCACTAGCATCAAAATCTAGTCATGAAGAAATCACTTCACCAAACGTAGTAGCAATTTTAGAAGGTTCTGATCCAAAGCTAAAAGATGAGTATGTCGTATTCACAGCTCACTTGGATCACATTGGATTATCTCGTGACGTTAGCAAAAAAGACCGTATTAACAATGGTGCAATGGATAATGCATCTGGTGTTTCTGTATTACTAGAGACTGCACGCGTGTTAAGTGAAGGTAAACCTTTGCGTCGTTCTGTGCTATTTACCGTTGTAACTGGTGAAGAAAAAGGCCTATTAGGTTCAAGCTACTACGCTAACAACCCAACGGTACCAGTTAATGACATGGTCGCTAACATTAATTTAGATATGCCTGTACTACTGTATGATTTTGCGGACATCATTGCCTTTGGTGCAAACCACAGTTCAATGGGTGACGCTGTAGAACGCGCAGCTGCAAAACACGACATTAAATTGAGTCCAGACCCTATGCCAGAACAAGCGATCTTCACTCGTTCTGATCACTACAACTTCGTTAAACAAGGTGTTCCATCTGTGTTCTTAATGACAGGTTTCACTTCTAAAACCGAAGGAGAAGACGGTGGAAAAGTTTGGGGTGAGTTCTTCGCGAAACACTACCACCAGCCGAGTGACTCTTTAGACTTACCTATCAATTACAATTCAGCTGAGCTGTTCACCGAAATCAATATCAGTATTGGTAAAGAAGTGGCAAATGCAGACCAACGTCCAACTTGGAATGCAGATAGTTTCTTTGGTAATACTTTTGGTAACAAAGATAAGTAA
- a CDS encoding acyl-CoA dehydrogenase: protein MSLRTKFKKILPEISRTEQEALDAGDTWIEASIYQGKPDFDALLQTAPSKLTEREQAFIDGPLAELLEMLDDMEVHNSNHIPERVMKHLKDNKFFSFIIPQEFGGLEFSAYASSTIVARISTKSNPIATTVMVPNSLGPGELLAHYGTDEQKNHYLPRLVDGRDIPCFALTSPEAGSDAGGIPDRAIVTKKVVDGKEVVGLSVTWDKRYITLAPIATLVGLAVKVFDPEGLLGKEKDLGITCLLLPADYEGVQTGNRHNPLGVNFYNGTTRGTDVFVPLDFVIGGAKNVGRGWQMLVACLGAGRGISLPANGCATGHAALKSTSEYAAIREQFGMPIGKFEGIQEQLALIGGLTYNLEAMRHLVLNGLDLGFKPSVVTAMAKYHMTEMGRDALEAAMDVQAGKAIQMGPGNVLATAYFATPIGITVEGANILTRNLMIFGQGATRCHPYVQDLITSIHSEDANADAEFNSLFRKTIGYSIKNFFRGLATAYIPGVGSSNNPDKLVAQFEKRVKRLSSALAVQADFALLVLGGDLKRKEMLSARLGDVLSYLFMAMGNIKFYLQSENREDLKPYFEYGTRWALMQAEQALDLYVDNFPNRFVANTLKIKLGLPFMSRTKISDKLITTLAEATLRNDGAKEELTHLVSMKGRDGFAVLTDAYKAKLDVLPLLDKMKKALRTGKVEKQLTFGELVEASLAAYVIDADEANKLMEYNEKRKLAIAVDEYTFDMELITNIDEPTVELKSA, encoded by the coding sequence ATGAGCCTAAGAACAAAATTCAAGAAAATTCTTCCGGAGATCTCTCGTACGGAACAAGAAGCGTTAGACGCAGGTGATACTTGGATTGAAGCCTCGATTTATCAAGGTAAACCAGATTTCGATGCTTTGCTACAAACAGCACCGTCAAAACTGACTGAGCGCGAGCAAGCGTTCATCGACGGCCCTTTAGCAGAGCTTCTAGAAATGCTTGACGATATGGAAGTGCACAACAGCAACCATATCCCTGAGCGCGTGATGAAGCACCTTAAAGACAATAAGTTTTTCTCTTTCATCATCCCTCAAGAGTTTGGTGGTTTAGAGTTCAGTGCTTATGCAAGCTCAACTATCGTTGCTCGCATTTCTACAAAGAGTAACCCTATTGCAACGACTGTAATGGTTCCTAACTCATTAGGCCCAGGTGAGTTACTTGCTCACTACGGTACAGACGAACAAAAAAATCACTACCTTCCGCGCTTAGTAGACGGTCGTGACATTCCATGTTTCGCACTTACAAGCCCTGAAGCTGGCTCTGACGCTGGTGGTATACCAGACCGCGCTATCGTAACTAAGAAAGTTGTAGACGGTAAAGAAGTGGTTGGTTTAAGCGTAACTTGGGACAAGCGTTATATCACGCTTGCGCCAATTGCTACATTAGTTGGTTTAGCAGTTAAAGTATTTGACCCAGAAGGTCTTTTGGGCAAAGAGAAAGACTTAGGTATTACTTGTTTACTTCTTCCTGCTGACTACGAAGGTGTTCAAACAGGTAACCGTCATAATCCACTAGGCGTTAACTTCTATAATGGTACAACTCGTGGTACTGACGTATTCGTACCATTAGACTTCGTTATCGGTGGCGCTAAAAATGTTGGTCGCGGCTGGCAAATGCTTGTAGCTTGTCTTGGTGCAGGCCGTGGTATTTCATTACCAGCAAACGGTTGTGCAACAGGTCACGCTGCGCTCAAGTCAACTTCTGAATATGCTGCGATTCGCGAACAGTTTGGTATGCCAATCGGTAAGTTCGAAGGTATTCAAGAGCAATTAGCTTTGATCGGTGGTCTTACGTACAACCTAGAAGCAATGCGTCACCTTGTATTGAACGGTCTAGATTTAGGCTTTAAACCATCTGTTGTTACAGCAATGGCTAAATACCACATGACTGAAATGGGTCGTGATGCGTTAGAAGCGGCGATGGACGTTCAAGCGGGTAAAGCGATCCAAATGGGTCCAGGTAACGTTTTAGCAACGGCATACTTCGCAACGCCAATCGGTATTACGGTTGAAGGTGCTAACATTCTTACTCGTAACCTTATGATCTTCGGTCAAGGTGCGACGCGTTGTCACCCTTACGTTCAAGACTTAATTACGTCTATCCACTCTGAAGACGCAAATGCAGATGCTGAATTCAACTCATTGTTCCGTAAGACAATTGGTTACAGCATTAAAAACTTCTTCCGTGGTTTAGCAACAGCGTATATCCCAGGTGTCGGTAGCTCGAATAACCCAGACAAACTTGTTGCTCAATTTGAAAAACGCGTTAAGCGTTTATCAAGTGCTCTAGCAGTACAAGCGGACTTCGCTTTACTAGTATTAGGTGGTGACCTGAAGCGTAAAGAAATGCTTTCTGCACGTTTAGGTGACGTATTGAGCTACTTGTTCATGGCAATGGGTAACATTAAGTTCTACCTACAAAGCGAAAATCGTGAAGATCTTAAGCCTTACTTTGAATACGGTACGCGTTGGGCTCTAATGCAAGCTGAGCAAGCGTTAGACTTATATGTAGATAACTTCCCTAATCGTTTCGTTGCGAACACATTGAAGATCAAACTAGGTCTTCCGTTCATGTCTCGCACTAAGATCTCGGACAAGTTAATTACGACACTTGCAGAAGCAACGTTACGTAACGACGGTGCGAAAGAAGAACTAACTCACCTTGTGAGCATGAAAGGCCGTGACGGCTTTGCAGTTCTGACTGACGCATACAAAGCGAAACTAGACGTGTTACCTCTTCTAGACAAGATGAAGAAAGCACTTCGCACAGGTAAAGTTGAAAAGCAGCTTACATTTGGTGAATTAGTAGAAGCGTCTTTAGCTGCATACGTAATCGATGCAGACGAAGCGAACAAGCTAATGGAATACAACGAAAAACGTAAGTTAGCGATTGCAGTTGATGAGTACACATTTGATATGGAACTTATCACTAATATTGACGAACCAACGGTTGAGCTTAAGTCAGCTTAA